The following are encoded in a window of Solidesulfovibrio fructosivorans JJ] genomic DNA:
- a CDS encoding translocation/assembly module TamB domain-containing protein, producing the protein MPNSTSASDSPSKAGANAAPPRHPRPRRRFWRWLGFALAGLCALLLVGWGLLLTPFGLDLAARVAEQGIRAGSGLDARIENVSGTLPFSLNVGRFALADKKGTWLVVADARLSWSPLALLRGRVVINEIAAGTVRVRRAPDLPPAPEPPAMEWPPRFPRLPPILVDRLAVGRLILDKELAGQDAVIRIDGRLAESGAGAVGLALAAQRLDGDKPLSVNLAGSLNYADWKLAAKASLADAPGGLLAAALAGPDGGGLTVNLTGDGPLDAWKGTFTAALGGKEFLNADLGLGVPLRKNALAAFSVRLAVTPPPGLVPEAAAKLVGDHPGLSLAGRVGIVNDDLFLDELTANVAAGSLTAKAGLDATGKKMTATATVNLPDAAVIDPSLAGNAAVTIDASGPLNRPKLTARLTLGGLRAGPTSLRAATINATADPAGDLDGPFPGAGLTVTGNLDGLAGPEGTSLLGEALRLNAAADVAADGAVTAKKIALTGAGGAVTARDLRYAGNKIAGQLGISVADIAGAAGLAGLRLTGKLALTADIAADAAGKGKADLAVNLTGLAAREGADEAAKALAALLGASPDVAAKARFAASGARVESLTLHGKAVTLAASGDYDAASDGLSAKAALKAANLAVLEPALSEKSGGALSLDLAVAGTAAAPRLTVSAKGEGLVFGDLALSGLELAATGNDLAAAPNGTLSLSARREGESARFEAGYALRGTRLSVSNLRLAAPDTAFSGDAVVDTATGRVSGKLSGKAGSLAGIGRFAGQKLAGSLTLSATATAGKNGQGVVCDLTAAGLRLPGLAAANLTVAANLDDVTGNPRGKADIAAKGLAAGDLDLATLSLAAHGDGRALSARLDAKGTIPGGKPLTLATTIGLAPAGKGRRITVSSLDGSLDKQKFRLTAPATVTLDGATKRLDALALTFDKAKIEASANLSPRSVSGKASVTHLSLPMLASFGVTGLSGTGQASVSLAGSPARPEITAEVAVNDLSMASEKGSGLPTLAVTAKASVSGGKAEARVAVGPTGKKEAVTVTANLPVRFGLEPFAFDVPQNAPLSGRVTADSDLSQMAGLLAQANTRIVGRLTADMALGGTLAAPSVSGSMALAAKKLENADAGLVLHNLTFRANASGGTVTIAQASGQDGHGGTFTLTGKVGIEDPQNGPVDLKLKLNHLRVAGLDLARVTANGDLAVAGTLSQMRASGAVEIGPADINLPTSLPPDVVVIPVTYVNDPNAPKKKAKRHEPPAAARRVDLDITASLGQAVYVRGLGLESRWEGKVKVTGTAAAPVVVGKYYVAKGRVELFGSNLEISKGDVTFTGGTPPAPLLDILAENTSGDVTAGVSITGDATNPSIKLVSTPTLSHDEILSRILFGQSAKTLSPVQAAQLAQAAASLYAGGSPTSVLARTRRILGLDQLSLVSDGKGGGMASTVLKAGKEITKGVTVGVEQGMGAQSGAVSVEVQVTPNITVDSRVGADNKQGVGVNWKWDY; encoded by the coding sequence TTGCCCAATTCTACTTCAGCATCGGACAGTCCTTCTAAGGCCGGGGCGAACGCCGCCCCACCGCGCCATCCCCGACCGCGCCGCCGCTTCTGGCGCTGGCTGGGGTTCGCCCTGGCCGGCCTTTGCGCCTTGCTGCTTGTCGGCTGGGGCCTGCTGCTGACCCCCTTCGGGCTCGACCTGGCCGCCCGGGTGGCCGAGCAGGGCATACGCGCCGGGTCGGGACTCGACGCCCGCATCGAAAACGTCTCGGGCACACTGCCTTTCTCCTTAAACGTGGGACGCTTCGCCCTGGCCGACAAGAAAGGCACCTGGCTTGTGGTGGCCGACGCGCGCCTGTCCTGGTCGCCGCTGGCGTTGCTGCGCGGCCGGGTGGTCATAAACGAGATCGCGGCCGGCACCGTGCGGGTGCGCCGCGCCCCGGACCTGCCGCCCGCGCCGGAGCCCCCGGCCATGGAGTGGCCGCCGCGCTTCCCCCGGCTGCCGCCCATCCTCGTGGACCGCCTTGCCGTGGGCCGGCTCATCCTGGACAAGGAACTGGCCGGCCAGGACGCCGTCATTCGCATCGACGGCAGGCTGGCCGAATCCGGGGCCGGGGCCGTGGGGTTGGCGCTCGCCGCTCAGCGCCTGGACGGCGACAAGCCGCTTTCGGTCAACTTGGCCGGCTCGCTCAACTATGCCGACTGGAAGCTCGCGGCCAAGGCCTCCCTGGCCGACGCGCCCGGCGGGCTGCTCGCCGCCGCCCTGGCCGGACCGGACGGCGGGGGGCTGACCGTGAACCTGACCGGCGACGGCCCGCTCGACGCCTGGAAGGGAACGTTCACGGCCGCGCTTGGCGGCAAGGAATTTTTAAACGCCGACCTGGGCCTCGGCGTGCCCCTGCGAAAAAACGCCCTGGCAGCCTTCTCCGTGCGACTGGCCGTCACGCCGCCGCCTGGGCTTGTGCCCGAGGCCGCCGCCAAATTGGTCGGCGACCATCCGGGCCTCTCCCTGGCCGGGCGCGTGGGCATCGTCAACGACGACCTGTTCCTGGACGAGCTGACGGCCAACGTGGCCGCCGGCAGCCTCACGGCCAAGGCCGGCCTGGACGCAACCGGCAAGAAGATGACCGCGACGGCCACGGTGAACCTCCCGGACGCCGCCGTCATCGATCCCTCCCTGGCCGGCAACGCGGCGGTCACCATCGACGCCAGCGGACCGCTCAACCGGCCAAAGCTCACCGCGCGCCTGACCCTCGGCGGCTTGAGGGCCGGCCCGACGTCCCTCAGGGCGGCCACGATCAACGCCACGGCCGATCCGGCCGGCGACCTGGACGGCCCCTTTCCCGGGGCGGGGCTCACCGTGACCGGCAATCTGGACGGACTGGCCGGGCCCGAGGGGACCTCGCTGTTGGGCGAGGCCTTACGCCTCAACGCGGCGGCCGACGTCGCCGCCGACGGGGCCGTCACCGCGAAAAAGATCGCCCTTACGGGCGCGGGCGGCGCGGTTACCGCACGCGACCTGCGCTACGCCGGCAACAAGATCGCCGGACAGCTCGGCATTTCCGTGGCCGACATCGCCGGCGCGGCCGGCCTGGCCGGATTGCGCCTGACCGGCAAGCTGGCGCTGACGGCCGACATCGCGGCCGACGCCGCCGGCAAGGGGAAAGCCGACTTGGCTGTAAATCTTACGGGGCTGGCCGCCCGCGAAGGCGCGGACGAGGCGGCCAAAGCCCTGGCCGCCCTGCTCGGCGCGTCGCCCGACGTCGCCGCCAAGGCCCGGTTCGCGGCATCCGGCGCGCGCGTCGAATCCCTGACCCTTCACGGCAAGGCGGTCACGCTCGCCGCTTCGGGCGACTATGACGCCGCCTCCGATGGCCTTTCGGCCAAGGCCGCGCTCAAGGCCGCCAATCTGGCCGTGCTCGAACCGGCCCTTAGCGAAAAAAGCGGCGGCGCGCTGTCCCTCGACCTGGCCGTCGCCGGCACCGCCGCCGCCCCACGCCTGACCGTTTCGGCCAAGGGCGAAGGCCTCGTTTTCGGCGACCTGGCCCTGTCCGGGCTGGAGCTTGCGGCCACGGGCAACGATCTGGCCGCCGCGCCAAACGGCACACTGTCGCTTTCCGCCCGGCGCGAGGGGGAATCGGCCCGGTTCGAAGCCGGCTACGCCCTGCGCGGCACGCGGCTTTCCGTTTCCAACCTGCGTCTGGCCGCCCCGGACACCGCCTTTTCCGGCGACGCCGTCGTCGACACGGCAACCGGACGCGTCAGCGGCAAGCTTTCCGGCAAGGCGGGAAGCCTCGCCGGGATCGGCCGTTTCGCCGGGCAAAAGCTCGCCGGCAGCCTGACGCTTTCCGCCACGGCCACAGCCGGCAAAAACGGACAAGGCGTCGTGTGCGACCTGACCGCCGCCGGCCTGCGCCTGCCCGGCCTTGCCGCCGCGAACCTGACCGTGGCCGCCAATCTCGACGACGTCACCGGCAATCCCCGGGGCAAGGCCGACATCGCCGCCAAGGGGCTGGCCGCCGGCGACCTCGATCTGGCGACGCTGTCCCTGGCCGCCCATGGCGACGGCCGCGCGCTTTCCGCCAGGCTCGACGCCAAGGGGACCATCCCGGGGGGCAAGCCGCTCACCCTGGCCACCACCATCGGCCTTGCGCCAGCGGGCAAGGGCCGCCGGATCACCGTGTCCAGCCTCGACGGGAGCCTGGACAAGCAGAAATTCCGCCTCACCGCTCCGGCCACGGTGACCCTCGACGGCGCGACCAAACGCCTCGACGCCTTGGCCCTGACCTTCGACAAGGCCAAAATCGAAGCCTCGGCCAACCTCTCGCCCCGGTCCGTCTCCGGCAAGGCTTCCGTCACGCATCTTTCCCTGCCCATGCTGGCCTCCTTCGGCGTGACCGGGCTTAGCGGCACGGGACAAGCGTCAGTGTCCCTGGCCGGCTCCCCGGCAAGGCCCGAAATCACGGCCGAGGTCGCGGTCAACGACCTGTCCATGGCCTCGGAAAAGGGTTCGGGCCTGCCGACGCTGGCCGTGACCGCCAAGGCGTCCGTTTCCGGCGGCAAGGCCGAGGCGCGCGTCGCCGTCGGCCCGACCGGCAAGAAGGAGGCCGTCACCGTCACGGCCAATCTGCCCGTGCGCTTCGGCCTGGAACCCTTTGCCTTCGACGTGCCGCAAAACGCCCCGCTTTCCGGCCGGGTCACCGCCGACAGCGACCTGTCGCAAATGGCGGGACTTCTCGCCCAGGCCAATACCCGCATCGTCGGCCGCCTGACCGCCGACATGGCCCTTGGCGGCACGCTTGCCGCCCCGTCGGTTTCGGGATCGATGGCCCTGGCCGCGAAAAAGCTCGAGAACGCCGATGCCGGCCTCGTCCTGCACAACCTGACCTTCCGGGCCAACGCCTCGGGCGGGACCGTCACCATCGCGCAGGCTTCGGGCCAGGACGGCCACGGCGGCACCTTCACGCTCACCGGCAAGGTCGGCATCGAGGACCCGCAAAACGGCCCCGTGGACCTGAAGCTGAAACTCAACCATCTCCGCGTGGCCGGGCTCGATCTGGCCCGGGTCACGGCGAACGGCGACCTGGCCGTGGCCGGCACCCTGTCACAGATGCGGGCGAGCGGCGCCGTCGAGATCGGCCCGGCCGACATCAACCTGCCCACCTCGCTGCCCCCGGACGTGGTGGTCATTCCCGTCACCTACGTCAACGATCCCAACGCGCCGAAGAAAAAGGCCAAGCGCCACGAGCCGCCGGCCGCCGCCCGCCGCGTCGACCTGGACATCACGGCCTCGCTCGGCCAGGCGGTCTACGTGCGGGGACTGGGACTGGAATCGCGCTGGGAAGGCAAGGTCAAGGTCACGGGCACGGCCGCCGCGCCGGTCGTGGTCGGCAAGTATTACGTGGCCAAGGGCCGGGTGGAGCTTTTCGGCAGCAACCTGGAGATCAGCAAGGGCGACGTCACCTTCACCGGCGGCACGCCCCCGGCCCCCCTCCTCGACATCCTGGCCGAAAACACCTCCGGGGACGTCACGGCCGGGGTCTCCATCACCGGCGACGCGACCAACCCGTCCATCAAGCTGGTTTCGACGCCGACGCTGTCCCATGACGAGATCCTCTCGCGGATTCTCTTCGGACAGTCCGCCAAGACGCTGTCCCCGGTCCAGGCGGCCCAGCTTGCCCAGGCCGCCGCCTCGCTCTACGCCGGCGGCTCGCCCACCAGCGTCCTGGCCCGCACCCGACGCATTCTCGGCCTCGACCAGCTGTCCCTGGTCTCGGACGGCAAGGGCGGCGGCATGGCCTCCACCGTGCTCAAGGCCGGCAAGGAAATCACCAAGGGCGTGACCGTGGGCGTGGAACAGGGCATGGGCGCGCAGTCCGGGGCCGTGTCCGTGGAGGTGCAGGTCACCCCCAACATCACTGTGGACAGCCGGGTCGGCGCGGACAACAAGCAGGGCGTGGGCGTCAACTGGAAGTGGGACTACTAG